In Aeromicrobium sp. A1-2, the DNA window CCTCTATGTTGCACAGCTGGTGAGCCGGGACGTGGTGACGATGTGCCGGCAAGCGGTTCTCGACGGTCGCGTCGACTGGGCCGTACTGGGCTACGACGAGGCAGCACTCGACGATCTCGTCACCCTGATGTTGCGACTGTTCCACTCCTTCGTCTTCGTGCCACCCGACCCTCCGCTTCTCGGCACCGATCTACGCACATGGCTGCGCCAGTGGATCGGTCCAGCCGTACTCAGCGGTGGGCAGGTGGGCGGACCCCGACTCGCCTAAGTGAACTCGAGGAGCCTCCTCGGCCCCGCACCACGCGACCTCCATCCAATTTCCGCCGCGGGGACCGTTGTGACCCCATCGGCAGCTGCCGCTGCCCAGACCGATCTGTCACCCAGATCGTTCAGCAGACCCTCATGCTTGGCTCTGGTCGCCGCGAATTTCCCTCGACAACTCCAGTAGCAGCGGCGCTACTCCTTGACCCGCTTGGTCTCGTACGCCCACATGGCCACTTCGACCCGGTTGCGTGCACCGATCTTGTTCATCAGCGCGGCGACGTGGGCCTTCACGGTGCTCACGGTGATGTGTAGCTCCTCGGCGATCTCGGCGTTGGTACGTCCGCGGGCGACAGTGAGCAGGACCTGTTCCTCGCGTTCGGTGATCGGCTCGATCGGCTGGGCCGGCGGGGTGGATCGTTCCAAGCCGGCCAGCGTGGTGAGTAGTCGGCGGGTGATGGTGGGGGAGATGAGCGCGTCGCCGTTCGCCGCGGCCTGGATCGCCTGGACCAGCAGCTCGGGTCCGGCGTCCTTGAGCAGGAAGCCCCGAGCCCCGGCCTTGAGTGCGCCGTAGACGTACTCGTCGAGATCGAAGGTCGTGATGACCACGATGGCGAGCGGATCCTCGACGCCGGGGCCGGCGAGCTGGCGGGTGGCTTCGACTCCGTCGATGCCGGGCATCTGGATGTCGAAGAGGCAGACGTCGGGACGTATCTCCCGGGCCAGCGCCACCGCCTGAAGGCCATCGATCGCCTCGCCGACGACCTCGATCCCGGGCTGCGCGTTGAGGATCATCGTCAGGCCGGTGCGGACCAGGAGCTGGTCGTCCGCGACCACCACCCGGATGGTCATTGCGGCACCTCGCGCGGCAGGGTCGCCGAAACGGTCCAGCCACCGGCCGGGTCGGGCCCGGCCCGACACGCACCGCCGAGGAGCTTGGCCCGCTCAGCCATCCCGAGCAAGCCGTAGCCCAGACTGGTCGAGAGGCGGGCTGCGTGTCCGTCGTCGTGCACACGCAACTCTACAACGCCGGCCTCGCCCCGGACCTCCACGCTGACCCTTGTGGGGTGGTGGGCGTGCCGGATCGCGTTGGTGACCGACTCCTGGCAGATCCGGTACACCGCCACCTCGACCGGCAGCGGCAGGTCGGCGAGATTGCCCACGCACTGCACCTGCACCAGGGGGCTCATCCGGATCAGCTCATGAAGGTCGCCGATGCCGTGCTGCGGTGCGTAGTCGGCCGCGTCGCCGTCGCGGAGCACCCGGACCATCGTGCGCATCTCGGACAACGTCCGGGAGGCCTCGGCCTCGATCACGGCCAGTGCCTCGAGGGCGGCGCCGGGGTCTGCGGCCGCCA includes these proteins:
- a CDS encoding response regulator transcription factor; translation: MTIRVVVADDQLLVRTGLTMILNAQPGIEVVGEAIDGLQAVALAREIRPDVCLFDIQMPGIDGVEATRQLAGPGVEDPLAIVVITTFDLDEYVYGALKAGARGFLLKDAGPELLVQAIQAAANGDALISPTITRRLLTTLAGLERSTPPAQPIEPITEREEQVLLTVARGRTNAEIAEELHITVSTVKAHVAALMNKIGARNRVEVAMWAYETKRVKE